The Pseudomonas fluorescens genome includes a window with the following:
- a CDS encoding 3-hydroxyacyl-CoA dehydrogenase — protein sequence MSIHSIAVIGAGTMGRGIVQLFAQAGHSVRCYDAVEGAAQSAIEFVRDLIDRAVSKERYSREQGDAIIARMSACTHIEDLAGCDLAIEAVVEDLGIKRELFRALEAVLGDTAILASNTSSLMIADIAAGCRRPERVAGLHFFNPVPLMKVAEVIAAVRTAPATVAALQSVVVGAGHRAVVAEDQPGFLVNHAGRGLYTEGLRILEEQVASVQDIDTLMREAGGFRMGPFELLDLTGLDVSGKVMESIYQQFYQEPRFRPSPLVAPRLGAGLYGRKTGEGWYRYCDNLKKQVAPARPVPALNHELLVWVDPAADDYERLQGLVLEVGMMLHHLPDEADISLVQFWGDDVSRYCAVHGLDPTRTVAVDPLPGLENHRTLMLSSVTRPEVRDAAWAMLAAQDTPVTVINDSCGFVVQRVLATIVNIAADIVQRGIASVADIEDAVRLGLGYPQGPLSLGDAIGGKRVMDILTRMHELSGDPRYRPSPWLARRAALGLSLLTAETARDD from the coding sequence ATGAGTATCCACAGTATCGCCGTGATCGGCGCCGGCACCATGGGCCGCGGAATCGTTCAGTTATTCGCCCAAGCCGGCCATTCGGTGCGTTGTTATGACGCTGTCGAGGGCGCCGCGCAGAGCGCCATCGAGTTTGTCCGTGACCTGATCGACAGGGCTGTTAGCAAAGAACGTTACAGCCGCGAGCAAGGCGACGCGATTATCGCGCGCATGTCCGCCTGCACACACATCGAAGACTTGGCCGGTTGCGACTTGGCTATTGAAGCGGTGGTGGAGGACCTCGGTATCAAGCGTGAGTTGTTCCGTGCCCTGGAAGCGGTGCTGGGTGATACGGCGATTCTGGCCAGCAATACGTCTTCGCTAATGATCGCTGATATCGCTGCCGGTTGCCGCCGTCCCGAACGCGTGGCCGGACTGCACTTTTTCAACCCGGTACCCTTGATGAAGGTTGCCGAAGTCATCGCCGCTGTGCGTACTGCGCCCGCCACTGTCGCTGCCTTGCAGTCAGTGGTAGTGGGGGCGGGTCACCGCGCGGTGGTGGCCGAAGACCAGCCGGGATTTCTGGTTAACCATGCCGGCCGCGGGCTATACACCGAAGGCTTGCGCATCCTCGAGGAGCAGGTGGCCTCGGTGCAGGACATCGACACATTGATGCGCGAAGCCGGTGGCTTTCGCATGGGCCCATTTGAGCTGCTCGACCTTACCGGGCTGGATGTGTCCGGCAAGGTGATGGAGTCCATCTACCAGCAGTTTTACCAAGAGCCGCGTTTTCGCCCATCGCCTCTGGTCGCGCCGCGCCTGGGTGCTGGCCTCTATGGACGCAAGACGGGTGAAGGCTGGTATCGCTACTGCGACAACCTCAAAAAACAGGTGGCACCTGCTCGGCCTGTTCCTGCGCTCAACCACGAGTTGTTGGTCTGGGTGGACCCGGCTGCCGACGACTACGAACGCCTGCAAGGTCTGGTGTTGGAGGTCGGCATGATGCTGCACCATCTACCTGATGAGGCGGATATATCGCTGGTGCAGTTCTGGGGCGATGACGTTTCGCGTTACTGCGCCGTGCACGGTCTCGACCCCACCCGAACGGTGGCCGTGGACCCGCTGCCTGGCCTGGAGAACCACCGTACCCTGATGCTCAGCAGCGTCACCCGTCCAGAGGTGCGCGATGCCGCCTGGGCGATGCTGGCCGCACAAGACACACCAGTGACGGTGATCAACGACAGCTGCGGGTTCGTTGTCCAGCGAGTGTTGGCGACTATCGTCAATATCGCTGCCGATATTGTTCAACGGGGTATCGCCAGTGTCGCTGACATCGAAGATGCGGTGCGCCTTGGTCTGGGTTACCCGCAAGGACCGCTAAGCCTTGGCGATGCCATTGGTGGCAAGCGGGTGATGGACATTCTTACCCGCATGCATGAGCTCAGCGGTGACCCGCGTTACCGCCCCAGCCCCTGGTTGGCCCGGCGCGCGGCATTGGGGCTCTCGTTACTCACCGCAGAGACAGCGCGCGATGACTGA
- a CDS encoding hydroxymethylglutaryl-CoA synthase family protein: MSIGITGFGAYIPRLRLSRQAVVAANAWYAPELKGKARGHRAMANWDEDSITMAVAAARDALGGQDLQGRVREVILASCTLPFAERLNAAVVAEALNLGEYTGASDVTGSQCAALAGFSQALASAASAPGTVLLTAADNRRTRAASAQELDYGDGAAALLFGREQVIAEVLGQAASSVDFIDHFRLTGREIDYFGEERWVRDEGVSRCMPQVIKRALSDSGVGAEAVAHFIFPTSLAKMDAQLAQACGIPAEAVVDGLAAEVGNTGVGHGLLLLANVLESAEPGQVIVLAQFGSGARAVVLRVTAEIKHFTARRGVSGWLARGREELSYTRFLTYKGQLQLERGVRGEQDKKTALSTAYRHRRAILGLVAGRCRVSGDVHFPPSRLTYTPDAAALDTQDAHPLADRLGRVLSWSAESLSSYMAPPHHYGQIDFEGGGRILMEFTDVAKGEVQTALEVEMVFRIKDIDDLRGFKRYFWKATPVHTPAPQAPLE, from the coding sequence GTGAGTATCGGTATCACCGGATTCGGCGCCTATATCCCGCGCCTGCGTTTGAGCCGGCAAGCCGTGGTAGCGGCCAATGCCTGGTACGCCCCCGAGCTGAAAGGCAAAGCCCGTGGCCATCGCGCCATGGCCAACTGGGATGAGGACAGCATTACCATGGCGGTCGCGGCTGCACGCGATGCCTTGGGCGGACAGGACCTGCAGGGCCGAGTGCGCGAGGTGATTCTCGCTTCGTGCACCCTGCCGTTTGCCGAGCGCCTCAACGCGGCAGTGGTTGCCGAGGCGCTAAACCTGGGTGAGTACACTGGCGCCAGTGACGTCACCGGCTCGCAGTGCGCGGCCCTGGCCGGTTTTTCCCAAGCCTTGGCCAGTGCCGCTAGCGCCCCAGGCACTGTGTTGCTGACAGCCGCCGACAACCGCCGCACCCGCGCCGCCAGCGCGCAGGAGCTGGATTACGGTGATGGCGCTGCCGCGCTGTTGTTTGGTCGTGAACAGGTGATCGCAGAAGTGCTCGGCCAGGCGGCATCGAGCGTCGACTTTATCGACCACTTCCGCCTCACTGGCCGCGAGATCGATTACTTCGGTGAAGAGCGCTGGGTGCGTGATGAAGGCGTTAGCCGCTGCATGCCCCAAGTGATCAAACGCGCCCTGAGCGACAGCGGCGTGGGCGCCGAAGCGGTGGCACATTTCATCTTCCCCACCTCGCTGGCGAAGATGGATGCGCAACTGGCCCAGGCCTGTGGCATCCCTGCCGAAGCGGTGGTCGATGGCCTGGCGGCAGAAGTGGGTAACACTGGCGTCGGCCATGGCCTGTTGCTGCTGGCCAATGTCCTGGAAAGTGCCGAGCCGGGGCAGGTGATCGTGCTCGCCCAATTTGGCAGCGGTGCTCGCGCCGTGGTACTGCGGGTGACCGCTGAAATCAAACACTTCACCGCTCGCCGTGGCGTGTCCGGTTGGCTGGCCCGTGGCCGTGAAGAGCTCAGTTATACGCGCTTTCTCACCTACAAGGGCCAGTTGCAACTGGAGCGCGGTGTGCGCGGTGAGCAAGACAAGAAGACCGCGCTGAGCACAGCCTACCGCCATCGTCGCGCCATTCTCGGCCTGGTGGCTGGGCGTTGCCGTGTGAGTGGTGACGTGCATTTCCCACCCTCACGGCTGACCTACACCCCCGATGCCGCCGCCCTGGATACGCAGGACGCCCATCCCCTGGCTGACCGCCTTGGCCGGGTGCTGAGCTGGTCCGCCGAGTCGCTGTCGTCCTATATGGCGCCGCCCCATCATTACGGGCAAATCGACTTCGAGGGGGGCGGTCGCATCCTGATGGAATTCACCGACGTCGCCAAGGGCGAAGTGCAGACCGCGCTCGAGGTGGAGATGGTCTTTCGCATCAAAGACATCGACGACCTGCGCGGTTTCAAGCGCTACTTCTGGAAAGCCACCCCCGTTCACACCCCCGCGCCGCAAGCGCCGTTGGAGTAA
- a CDS encoding alpha/beta hydrolase gives MRAQSEAVERVIARIQTVYGRWRRHTPIETLRRDWDDLFWADKLTCETQDASANGVPVRWIKTPGVAEQQVLIYLHGGGFKMGSLTSHHDLMVRLSVAAGCRILGVDYRLLPEHGFPEPLLDVLAVYDWLVAQGFEPDQLAIAGDSAGGGLAAAALLALRDKGRPLPAAAVLLSAWTDLSASGESYLTRAESDPIHQRPMIVALAAQYLGKDGDPFDPLASPLHGDLTGLPPLLLQVGDRETGLDDSTLFAAKARAVGVAVELQVWPQMFHVFQQFAAELAEAREAIACIGAFLRKHWNLK, from the coding sequence ATGCGCGCTCAAAGCGAGGCGGTGGAACGGGTAATTGCCCGCATCCAGACCGTGTACGGCCGCTGGCGTCGGCACACGCCGATTGAAACCTTGCGCCGCGACTGGGATGACTTGTTTTGGGCCGATAAGCTGACGTGTGAAACCCAAGACGCCAGCGCCAACGGTGTGCCGGTGCGCTGGATCAAAACGCCCGGTGTCGCCGAGCAGCAAGTGTTGATTTATCTGCATGGCGGCGGATTCAAAATGGGCTCGCTCACCTCTCACCATGACCTGATGGTGCGCCTTTCTGTGGCCGCGGGTTGCAGAATCCTGGGTGTCGATTATCGCCTGCTGCCTGAGCATGGTTTTCCCGAACCCCTGCTTGATGTACTTGCGGTCTACGACTGGTTGGTGGCCCAGGGTTTTGAACCCGATCAACTGGCCATCGCGGGGGATTCCGCAGGTGGTGGGTTGGCCGCCGCGGCCTTGCTGGCCCTACGCGACAAAGGCCGCCCGTTGCCGGCCGCCGCTGTGTTGCTGTCGGCCTGGACCGACCTCAGCGCCAGTGGCGAAAGCTACCTGACCCGTGCCGAGTCTGACCCCATTCACCAACGCCCAATGATTGTTGCCCTGGCCGCGCAGTATCTGGGGAAGGACGGCGATCCGTTTGACCCTTTAGCTTCGCCGCTGCACGGCGATCTGACCGGTTTGCCGCCGTTGCTGCTCCAAGTCGGCGACCGCGAAACCGGTCTGGACGACAGCACTCTGTTTGCCGCCAAGGCCCGCGCAGTTGGGGTTGCGGTTGAGTTGCAGGTATGGCCGCAAATGTTCCACGTTTTCCAACAATTCGCCGCCGAGCTGGCGGAAGCACGCGAGGCCATCGCTTGCATCGGTGCGTTTTTACGCAAGCACTGGAACCTAAAATGA
- a CDS encoding HpcH/HpaI aldolase/citrate lyase family protein, whose amino-acid sequence MNRAFPMWRSLLFVPAHIGKFTEKAHERNADACILDLEDSVAPGQKTQARDAASSAAQNISNRGLDVLVRINTLDSGGLLDLQAIVSPAVCAVVLPKVASAEVVRHVALQLDRLETERGMDAGQTLILAQIEDVAALPLLDEIATASPRLMGMSLGPEDFSVSAGMEPVPETLLWPNQQVAFACRRAGILPFGFPGSIADFSDIPRFRQALVLGRQLGMIGAFCIHPEQVAVLNEVFSPGDAEVEYSVALLAEYACAEAEGRGAFAFRGKMIDAPIVARARELLTRHMSAIHCQRLPAK is encoded by the coding sequence ATGAATCGTGCATTCCCAATGTGGCGCTCGCTGCTGTTTGTTCCCGCACATATCGGCAAGTTCACTGAAAAAGCCCATGAACGAAACGCTGATGCCTGCATCCTAGACCTTGAAGACAGCGTTGCTCCCGGGCAAAAGACACAAGCTCGCGACGCTGCCAGCAGCGCCGCACAGAACATCTCCAACCGTGGCCTGGATGTATTGGTGCGTATCAATACGCTCGATAGCGGCGGGCTGTTGGATTTGCAGGCAATTGTCAGCCCCGCCGTTTGCGCCGTGGTGCTGCCCAAAGTGGCCTCTGCCGAGGTGGTGCGCCACGTGGCCTTGCAACTGGACCGTTTGGAAACCGAGCGGGGTATGGACGCGGGACAAACGCTGATCCTCGCGCAGATCGAAGACGTAGCGGCGTTGCCCTTACTGGATGAAATTGCCACGGCCTCGCCACGGCTGATGGGCATGAGCCTGGGCCCGGAAGATTTTTCCGTGTCCGCGGGAATGGAACCTGTACCGGAAACGTTACTGTGGCCCAACCAGCAAGTGGCCTTTGCCTGCCGCCGCGCAGGAATTCTGCCCTTTGGTTTTCCAGGCTCGATTGCCGATTTCAGTGACATCCCACGTTTTCGTCAGGCCCTCGTACTGGGGCGGCAGCTGGGAATGATCGGCGCCTTCTGCATTCACCCTGAACAAGTGGCTGTGCTTAACGAGGTGTTTTCTCCTGGCGATGCCGAGGTTGAATACTCCGTCGCTCTGCTGGCTGAGTATGCCTGTGCCGAAGCCGAGGGGCGAGGCGCCTTCGCCTTCCGCGGCAAGATGATCGATGCGCCGATCGTCGCCCGTGCCCGAGAGCTGCTGACCCGCCACATGTCTGCCATTCACTGCCAACGACTGCCAGCTAAATAA
- a CDS encoding enoyl-CoA hydratase-related protein, with product MSAPVVVERNGAVAILRLNRVEKRNALDLSMRVAIASAMQELERDSGVAVIVITGGDSVFAAGADLNLLVDKGAQQVAELDLGQYWAPVAKSQKPLIAAVSGFALGAGCELAMMCDILVADNSARFGQPEARVGIMPGAGGTQRLLRAVGKPVASLMLLAGELLSAERASQLGLVSELVTEGSALARAIVLAQATATMPPKALRAIKRVLALGADQSLDLALALENREFLLLFDTQDKTEGMRAFLDKRPPRYTGN from the coding sequence ATGAGCGCACCGGTGGTGGTAGAGCGCAATGGCGCGGTGGCTATCTTGCGGCTGAACCGTGTTGAAAAGCGCAATGCTCTGGACCTCAGCATGCGTGTCGCCATCGCCAGCGCCATGCAGGAACTGGAGCGTGACAGCGGTGTGGCGGTGATCGTGATCACCGGCGGTGATAGCGTGTTTGCCGCTGGCGCCGATCTCAATCTACTGGTGGATAAGGGCGCCCAACAAGTGGCGGAGTTGGACCTGGGCCAGTACTGGGCGCCTGTGGCGAAAAGCCAGAAGCCGCTGATTGCGGCGGTCAGCGGCTTTGCCCTGGGGGCGGGCTGCGAGTTGGCGATGATGTGCGACATCCTGGTCGCCGACAACTCGGCGCGCTTCGGTCAGCCCGAAGCGAGGGTGGGCATTATGCCCGGCGCTGGCGGTACTCAGCGTTTACTGCGTGCCGTGGGTAAACCAGTGGCCAGCCTGATGCTGTTGGCCGGTGAACTGCTCAGCGCCGAGCGCGCTAGCCAGTTGGGTTTGGTCAGCGAGTTGGTGACGGAGGGCAGCGCCTTGGCGCGCGCCATCGTCCTCGCCCAAGCCACGGCAACCATGCCGCCCAAGGCCTTGCGAGCAATCAAACGGGTGTTGGCACTGGGCGCCGATCAATCGCTGGACCTTGCACTGGCCTTGGAAAACCGCGAATTCCTACTGCTGTTCGACACGCAGGACAAAACCGAAGGCATGCGTGCATTCCTTGATAAACGCCCGCCGCGTTACACGGGAAACTAA
- a CDS encoding acetyl-CoA acetyltransferase, giving the protein MPIGIKDKVAILGMGCCRFGERWDASPEDLMVEAYSEAMADAGISPEQIDAAWFSTHMEDVGTGRGGTPMSIALRLPNIGVTRVENFCAGGSEAIRAAVYAVASGACDIALALGVEKLKDTGYGGLPVATVGTYIPQWYPSAVAPANFAQLASAYQARFNVDPQLLKRAIAHVSVKSHANGAKNPKAHLRKIITEEQCLKAPIIAEPLGLFDCCGVSDGAAAVIVTRPDIARAMGKTDLVTFKALQVAVSNGWEMQGNGWDGSYVHTTRIAARKAYAEAGITRPREQISLTEVHDCFSITELVTMEDLFLSEPGMAVRNVLDGDFDAEGRVPCQIDGGLKCFGHPVGASGIRMLYEIYLQLQGRAGPRQLPDPRTGLIHNLGGQPSQNVCSISIIGREED; this is encoded by the coding sequence ATGCCCATTGGTATCAAAGACAAAGTTGCGATTCTCGGCATGGGCTGCTGCCGCTTCGGCGAACGCTGGGACGCCAGCCCGGAAGATTTGATGGTCGAGGCTTACAGTGAGGCCATGGCTGATGCAGGCATCTCCCCGGAGCAAATCGACGCCGCCTGGTTTTCCACCCATATGGAAGATGTGGGCACCGGCCGTGGCGGTACACCGATGAGCATTGCCTTGCGGTTGCCAAATATTGGCGTGACTCGGGTAGAAAATTTCTGTGCCGGCGGTTCGGAAGCCATCCGCGCGGCGGTGTATGCGGTGGCCTCTGGCGCCTGCGATATCGCCTTGGCCCTGGGCGTGGAAAAGCTGAAAGACACCGGCTACGGTGGCCTGCCGGTCGCAACAGTCGGTACCTATATTCCGCAGTGGTACCCCAGCGCCGTGGCCCCGGCCAATTTCGCTCAACTGGCCTCGGCTTACCAGGCGCGTTTTAACGTTGACCCGCAGCTACTCAAGCGGGCCATCGCCCATGTGTCGGTCAAAAGCCACGCCAACGGTGCCAAAAACCCCAAGGCGCACCTGCGCAAAATCATCACTGAAGAGCAGTGCCTGAAGGCGCCGATCATCGCTGAGCCCCTGGGCTTGTTTGATTGCTGTGGCGTTTCCGATGGAGCAGCGGCGGTGATCGTCACTCGCCCGGACATTGCCAGGGCCATGGGCAAGACCGATCTGGTGACCTTCAAGGCCCTGCAAGTGGCGGTCTCCAATGGCTGGGAGATGCAGGGCAATGGGTGGGACGGGAGCTATGTGCACACCACCCGCATTGCTGCCAGGAAAGCCTACGCCGAAGCCGGCATCACCCGGCCACGTGAACAGATCAGTCTGACTGAGGTGCACGACTGCTTCTCCATCACCGAGTTGGTGACCATGGAGGATCTGTTCCTCTCTGAGCCAGGTATGGCGGTGCGCAACGTACTGGATGGCGACTTCGACGCTGAAGGCCGAGTGCCTTGCCAGATTGACGGCGGTCTCAAGTGCTTCGGTCACCCGGTTGGCGCCAGCGGGATCCGCATGCTCTACGAAATCTACTTGCAGCTACAGGGGCGCGCCGGTCCGCGGCAGTTGCCAGACCCGCGTACTGGGTTGATTCACAACCTTGGCGGGCAGCCATCACAGAACGTTTGCTCGATTTCCATCATTGGTAGAGAAGAAGACTGA
- a CDS encoding acyl-CoA dehydrogenase family protein has product MLPITATNDLLGLLLQLRGVLEQATSALASRCTKGQQLDADLLDLMQVPTFELAWASAELLAAERSLQAIDAGTSAVDRRLILVFAVEAITLVHGRLEAICVELDLADGALHAIAADPKLRALRRSVLSSVALHDSARLMVERPEQIGQVAMGDELSMIQDQFRRFAADTVAPLAEHIHREDLIIPDSLLAALRDMGVFGLSIPERYGGSAPDDQEDPLTMIVVTEALSQASLAAAGSLITRPEILSRALLSGGTEAQKQHWLPRLAVGAPLCAIAITEPDYGSDVASLTLRGTPCEGGWRLNGAKTWCTFAGKAEVLMVVTRTNPDKSLGHRGLSLLLAEKPSYDGHDFDFRQPGGGRLTGRAIPTIGYRGMHSFDLSFEDFFVPDGNVIGEAQGLGKGFYHTMAGMTGGRMQTAGRASGVMRAALLAGLRYATERKVFGAPLLDYPLTGAKLAKMAARYVASRYLTYSVGCMLAQGAGRMEASLVKLFACRSAELVTRESLQIHGGMGYAEEVAVSRYFVDARVLSIFEGAEETLALKVIGRSLLEAALKAEVA; this is encoded by the coding sequence ATGCTGCCAATTACCGCTACCAACGATTTGCTGGGCCTGCTGTTACAGTTGCGCGGCGTACTGGAGCAGGCCACCAGTGCCTTGGCTTCACGCTGCACCAAGGGCCAGCAACTGGATGCTGACCTGCTGGACCTGATGCAAGTACCGACTTTCGAACTCGCTTGGGCCAGTGCCGAATTGTTGGCCGCCGAGCGTTCATTGCAGGCCATTGATGCCGGTACTAGCGCGGTGGATCGACGCCTGATTTTGGTGTTTGCTGTGGAGGCCATCACCTTGGTGCACGGTCGTTTGGAGGCTATTTGTGTCGAGCTGGATCTGGCCGATGGTGCCCTGCATGCCATCGCTGCCGACCCGAAACTGCGTGCATTACGTCGTAGTGTTTTATCCAGTGTTGCCCTGCATGACAGTGCGCGGTTAATGGTCGAACGCCCGGAGCAGATCGGTCAGGTAGCGATGGGGGATGAACTGTCGATGATTCAGGACCAGTTCCGCCGCTTCGCTGCCGATACCGTGGCACCACTTGCCGAACACATTCATCGCGAGGACCTCATTATCCCCGACAGTTTGCTGGCGGCGTTGCGCGATATGGGCGTCTTCGGGCTGTCGATACCTGAGCGGTACGGCGGCAGCGCGCCAGACGATCAAGAAGATCCGTTAACCATGATTGTGGTCACCGAAGCCCTGTCGCAGGCGTCCCTGGCCGCAGCGGGTAGCCTGATCACTCGCCCGGAAATTCTCTCACGGGCGTTGCTCAGCGGCGGTACCGAGGCGCAGAAGCAGCACTGGCTGCCGCGCTTGGCGGTGGGGGCGCCGTTGTGCGCGATTGCCATTACCGAACCTGACTATGGTTCCGACGTGGCGAGCCTGACCTTGCGCGGTACACCTTGTGAGGGCGGTTGGCGCCTGAATGGAGCTAAAACCTGGTGCACCTTTGCCGGTAAGGCAGAGGTGCTAATGGTGGTCACCCGTACTAATCCGGACAAAAGTCTGGGTCATCGCGGCCTGAGTTTGCTGCTGGCGGAGAAGCCCAGCTACGACGGCCACGACTTTGATTTCCGCCAGCCTGGGGGAGGGCGCCTTACCGGGCGGGCAATCCCCACCATCGGCTACCGCGGCATGCACTCGTTTGATCTGTCGTTCGAGGATTTTTTTGTTCCCGACGGCAATGTGATCGGCGAAGCCCAAGGCCTGGGCAAAGGCTTTTACCACACCATGGCGGGAATGACTGGTGGGCGCATGCAGACCGCCGGACGGGCCAGCGGTGTGATGCGCGCGGCACTGTTGGCAGGGCTGCGATATGCTACGGAGCGCAAGGTATTCGGTGCCCCGCTGTTGGACTATCCACTGACTGGCGCCAAGCTGGCAAAAATGGCTGCACGTTATGTTGCTAGCCGCTACCTCACCTATTCGGTGGGCTGCATGCTGGCTCAGGGTGCGGGCCGTATGGAGGCCAGCCTGGTGAAATTGTTCGCCTGCCGTAGCGCAGAATTGGTGACACGCGAATCTCTGCAGATTCACGGCGGCATGGGCTATGCCGAGGAAGTGGCGGTGAGCCGCTACTTTGTTGACGCACGGGTGCTGTCAATTTTTGAGGGCGCCGAAGAAACCCTGGCGTTGAAAGTCATTGGCCGCAGCCTGCTGGAAGCCGCACTGAAAGCCGAGGTCGCCTGA
- a CDS encoding enoyl-CoA hydratase/isomerase family protein gives MAILIDDPAPGVRRLLINRPDKRNAINHDVRQSLIDALTEAREQAACRAIILGGVGGMFSAGGDIATMADLDESGARERMQHIHQLCRLLGQFPMPVISAVEGICAGAGVGLALLGDVVLSGTKTRFLFPFLKLGLSPDWGLLRTLPARVGVAEAKRMLTHGQYISAEEAVVAGLADECVGLNVMDSAVSLASRMSRLPRDAFSRMKNRLDHPSASLAEELQREEDDQAVLLLGADFREGFAAFAEKREPQFTSTVDYLV, from the coding sequence ATGGCCATCCTGATTGATGATCCCGCCCCCGGCGTCCGGCGGTTGCTGATTAACCGCCCCGATAAGCGCAATGCGATAAACCATGACGTACGCCAGTCACTCATCGATGCGTTGACTGAGGCGCGTGAGCAGGCGGCTTGTCGAGCCATTATCTTGGGAGGCGTTGGAGGGATGTTTTCCGCTGGTGGCGACATCGCGACCATGGCCGATCTGGACGAGTCCGGGGCGCGTGAGCGAATGCAGCACATCCATCAGCTCTGCCGTTTGTTGGGGCAATTCCCGATGCCTGTCATATCGGCAGTAGAAGGCATCTGTGCAGGAGCGGGGGTTGGACTGGCGTTGCTGGGAGACGTTGTGCTCTCCGGCACCAAGACTCGGTTTCTGTTCCCTTTTCTGAAGCTGGGTCTCTCTCCCGATTGGGGATTGCTGCGAACACTACCTGCCCGAGTGGGTGTCGCCGAAGCAAAGCGCATGCTGACCCACGGCCAATACATATCCGCCGAGGAGGCCGTCGTCGCAGGTTTGGCGGATGAATGTGTTGGTCTAAATGTGATGGACTCAGCAGTCAGCCTGGCGAGCAGGATGAGTCGTTTACCGCGCGACGCGTTTTCACGAATGAAAAATCGCCTGGATCACCCGTCGGCGAGCTTGGCCGAAGAGCTGCAGCGCGAGGAAGACGACCAGGCGGTGCTGTTGCTCGGTGCCGATTTTCGCGAAGGTTTTGCCGCTTTTGCAGAGAAGCGCGAGCCGCAGTTCACCAGCACCGTGGACTACCTCGTATGA
- a CDS encoding FAS1-like dehydratase domain-containing protein, with the protein MTEIDIDYLRGWVGRERVREELLAPFAVQALSATLDREQVPMQGETLPPTWQWLYFNDCAERTNLGADGHGRTGGFLPPVPLPRRMWASGEFMCERPLRIGELAEQRSVVTSVELKEGKTGALVFVSLEHQISQQGRRCLVEKQHLVYREMANGPSPSLPGEPAPDEADVKQPFQPDPVLLFRYSALTFNGHRIHYDRDYATRQEHYPALVVHGPLLATLLAEQVTIQMPEVRVNSFGFRAVRPVFDTDHLLLCSKRSGDRVDLWTQNQDGFVTMIATADVEVPQ; encoded by the coding sequence ATGACTGAAATTGATATCGACTACTTGCGTGGCTGGGTAGGCCGCGAGCGTGTGCGTGAAGAACTGTTGGCGCCGTTCGCCGTCCAGGCGCTGAGCGCTACGCTGGATCGCGAACAGGTGCCTATGCAAGGCGAGACGCTGCCACCTACCTGGCAATGGCTGTACTTCAATGACTGCGCCGAGCGTACCAACCTGGGGGCTGACGGCCATGGCAGAACCGGAGGCTTCCTGCCACCGGTGCCCTTGCCTCGACGTATGTGGGCGTCGGGTGAGTTCATGTGTGAGCGGCCATTGCGCATCGGCGAACTGGCCGAACAGCGCTCGGTGGTCACTTCTGTTGAGCTGAAGGAGGGAAAAACCGGGGCCCTGGTGTTTGTCAGCCTGGAACATCAGATCAGCCAGCAGGGACGACGCTGTCTCGTGGAGAAACAACACTTGGTCTACCGGGAAATGGCCAACGGCCCCAGCCCCTCGCTGCCCGGCGAGCCCGCGCCAGATGAAGCGGATGTTAAGCAGCCATTTCAACCTGACCCGGTACTGCTCTTTCGCTACAGCGCGCTGACCTTCAACGGTCACCGCATTCACTACGATCGCGACTACGCCACGCGGCAGGAGCATTATCCGGCGCTGGTGGTGCATGGCCCATTGTTGGCGACCTTACTGGCCGAGCAGGTGACGATACAAATGCCCGAGGTACGGGTAAACAGTTTTGGTTTTCGTGCTGTGCGCCCGGTGTTCGACACTGACCACTTATTGCTGTGCAGCAAACGCAGTGGCGATCGTGTTGATCTGTGGACGCAGAACCAGGATGGCTTTGTCACCATGATCGCCACAGCCGACGTGGAGGTGCCGCAATGA